The Oryza brachyantha chloroplast, complete genome DNA window GATATGGTAATATGGAGAAGACAAAATTGTTTGAAGCACGCACAGAACCGGAAGCGCCCCTTGTTTCAAAGAGAGGAGGACGGGTTATTCACATTTAATTTGATGGTCAGAGGCGAATTGAAAGCTAAGCAGTGGTAATTAAGACCCCCGGGGGAAAATAGGGATGTCTCCTACGTTACCCATAATATGTAGAAGTATCGACGTAATTTCATAGAGTCATTCGATCTGAATGCTACATGAAGAACATAAGCCAGATGACGGAACGCGGAGACCTAGGATGTAGAAGATCATAACATGAGCGATTCGGCAGATTTGGATTCCTTTCCTATATATCCACTCATGTGGTACTTCATCATACGATTCATATACGATCCATCTGTCTAGAGATCGTCATATACATCTAGAAAGCCGTATGCTTTGGAAGAAGCTTGTACAGTTTGGGAAGGGGTTTTTTGAGAGAAAAGAAGAATCTACTTCAACCGATATGCCCTTAGGCACGGCCATACATAACATAGAAATCACACGTGGAAGGGGTGGGCAATTAGCTAGAGCAGCAGGTGCTGTAGCGAAACTGATTGCAAAAGAAGGTAAATCGGCCACTTTAAGATTACCATCTGGGGAGGTCCGTTTGGTATCCCAAAACTGCTTAGCAACAGTCGGACAAGTGGGTAATGTTGGGGTGAACCAAAAAAGTTTGGGTAGAGCCGGATCTAAGTGTTGGCTAGGTAAACGCCCCGTAGTAAGAGGGGTAGTTATGAACCCTGTGGACCACCCCCATGGGGGCGGTGAAGGGAAAGCCCCCATTGGTAGAAAAAAACCCACAACCCCTTGGGGTTATCCTGCGCTTGGAAGAAGAACTAGGAAAAGGAAAAAATATAGTGATAGTTTTATTCTTCGTCGCCGTAAGTAAATACGTAACTAGGAATATGGAAAATTGCATTTTTGGAATTTGCAATAATGCGATGGGCGAACGACGGGAATTGAACCCGCGCATGGTGGATTCACAATCCACTGCCTTGATCCACTTGGCTACATCCGCCCCTTATCCAGCTAAAGGATTTTCTCTTTTTTCCATTCATCATTATTCTATATTATTCTGACCTCCATACTTCGATCGAGATATTGGACATAGAATGCCACTCTTTAAAATGGAAAAAAGGAGTAATCAGCTGTGACACGAAAAAAAACGAATCCTTTTGTAGCTCATCATTTATTGGCAAAAATAGAAAAGGTCAATATGAAGGAGGAGAAAGAAACAATAGTAACGTGGTCCCGGGCATCTAGCATTCTACCCGCAATGGTTGGCCATACAATCGCGATTCATAATGGAAAGGAACATATACCTATTTACATAACAAATCCTATGGTAGGTCGCAAATTGGGGGAATTTGTGCCTACTCGGCAT harbors:
- the rpl2 gene encoding ribosomal protein L2, coding for MAKHLYKTPIPSTRKGTIDRQVKSNPRNNLIHGRHRCGKGRNSRGIITARHRGGGHKRLYRKIDFRRNQKDISGRIVTIEYDPNRNAYICLIHYGDGEKGYILHPRGAIIGDTIVSGTKVPISMGNALPLTDMPLGTAIHNIEITRGRGGQLARAAGAVAKLIAKEGKSATLRLPSGEVRLVSQNCLATVGQVGNVGVNQKSLGRAGSKCWLGKRPVVRGVVMNPVDHPHGGGEGKAPIGRKKPTTPWGYPALGRRTRKRKKYSDSFILRRRK
- the rps19 gene encoding ribosomal protein S19, giving the protein MTRKKTNPFVAHHLLAKIEKVNMKEEKETIVTWSRASSILPAMVGHTIAIHNGKEHIPIYITNPMVGRKLGEFVPTRHFTSYESARKDTKSRR